A section of the Ananas comosus cultivar F153 unplaced genomic scaffold, ASM154086v1, whole genome shotgun sequence genome encodes:
- the LOC109706110 gene encoding cytochrome c6, chloroplastic-like, whose amino-acid sequence MTTNTQITTKKRITNCNMSPTLFAAESLSQTISSGARLFQKACIGCHDMGGNILQPDATLFMKDLQRNGVSTEEGIYNITYYGKGRMPGFGEKCTPRGQCTFGPRLQEEEIKLLAEFVKSQADRGWPNIESHRD is encoded by the exons ATGACAACAAACACCCAAATAACCACCAAAAAGAGAATAACCAACTGCAACATGTCTCCGACTCTCTTTGCCGCAGAATCCTTAAGCCAGACTATATCCAGTGGAGCAAGATTGTTTCAGAAAGCCTGCATTGGCTGCCATGATATGGGAGGAAACATTCTCCAACCT GATGCGACTCTCTTCATGAAGGACCTACAGAG GAACGGAGTATCTACGGAGGAGGGAATATACAACATCACGTACTATGGGAAAGGACGGATGCCC GGCTTCGGGGAAAAGTGCACTCCAAGGGGTCAGTGCACATTCGGGCCACGGCTGCAAGAAGAGGAGATCAAGCTGCTAGCGGAGTTCGTCAAGTCACAAGCCGACAGAGGATGGCCAAATATCGAAAGTCACAGGGATTGA